In Acanthopagrus latus isolate v.2019 chromosome 16, fAcaLat1.1, whole genome shotgun sequence, one DNA window encodes the following:
- the LOC119004792 gene encoding thrombospondin-1-like, protein MMLCGIFLLLMLWTCEGARLAESRDDNSVYDLFDLTRVSKRNNGVSLVRGADPNSPAYKVLNADLIPPVPNSALRDLLDSIQAERGFLLLVNLKQFRKTRGSLLTIEKTDGSGPIFEIISNGKANTLDVVYSTMDKQHVVCIEEADLATGHWKNITLFVQDDRVQLFVGCEEINVSEMDFPIQKVLSQEVADIARLRIGKGAVTDKFHGVLQNVRFVFGTTLDAILRNKGCQSGAALTDVMTLDNPVNGSSPAIRTDYTGHKAKDLQTVCGFSCEDIASMFKELKGLGVVVKQLSNELSKVSRDSVELGNLMKIHSGICMHNGMVYKDKDEWTVDGCTECTCQNSATVCRKISCPLIPCANATVPDGECCPRCDSQRDQTEDGWSPWSEWTHCSVTCGRGIQQRGRSCDRINSNCEGTSVQTRDCYPQECDKRFKQDGGWSHWSPWSSCSVTCGEGVITRIRLCNSPTPQMGGRDCLGEGRQTEICQKSPCPIDGGWGPWSPWDTCTVTCNGGVQYRKRLCTDPVPKYGGKDCQGDGTMSQVCNSQACPIDGCLSSPCFPGSRCTSFPDGSFKCGKCPLGYTGNGVTCKDIDECKAVPDACHTHNGVHLCENTEPGYNCLPCPTRFSGPQPYGRGVEQATAKKQVCKPRNPCQDGSHNCHKNANCIYLGVFSESMFRCECRPGYAGNGHICGEDSDLDGWPNTDLLCVENATYHCKKDNCPNLPNSGQEDHDKDGLGDECDHDDDNDGIPDDRDNCPRVYNPAQYDADRDDVGDRCDNCVFEANTDQTDTDNNGEGDACAVDIDGDGILNENDNCPYVYNVDQRDTDRDGVGDHCDNCPLEHNPDQIDSDSDRIGDKCDNNQDIDEDGHQNNLDNCPYIPNANQADHDKDGKGDACDHDDDNDGIPDDKDNCRLAFNPDQVDSDGDGRGDVCKDDFDQDNVLDIYDVCPENFAISETDFRRFQMVPLDPKGTSQIDPNWVVRHQGKELVQTVNCDPGIAVGYDEFSAVDFSGTFFINTDRDDDYAGFVFGYQSSSRFYTVMWKQITQTYWSHTPTRAQGYSGLSIKVVNSTTGPGEHLRNALWHTGDTPGQVRTLWHDPKNIGWKDFTAYRWHLIHRPKSGLIRVVMYEGKRIMADSGNIYDKTYAGGRLGLYVFSQEMVYFSDLKYECKDT, encoded by the exons ATGATGCTGTGTGGCATCTTTTTGCTGTTGATGCTTTGGACTTGTGAGGGCGCAAGATTGGCAG AGAGTCGGGATGATAACAGTGTGTATGACTTGTTTGACCTCACCCGGGTGAGCAAGAGAAACAACGGAGTGAGTTTGGTCAGAGGTGCAGATCCCAACAGCCCTGCGTACAAGGTCCTGAACGCAGACCTGATCCCCCCGGTCCCCAACAGCGCCCTCAGGGACCTCCTCGACTCCATCCAGGCAGAGAGgggcttcctcctcctcgtcaacCTGAAGCAGTTCAGGAAAACCCGGGGCAGCCTTTTGACCATCGAGAAGACCGACGGATCGGGACCCATTTTCGAGATCATCTCCAACGGGAAGGCAAACACTCTGGATGTGGTCTACTCCACCATGGACAAGCAGCATGTCGTGTGCATCGAGGAGGCAGATTTGGCCACCGGACACTGGAAGAACATCACACTGTTCGTTCAGGACGACAGGGTGCAGCTTTTTGTTGGCTGTGAGGAGATCAATGTGTCAGAGATGGACTTTCCCATCCAGAAAGTGCTGTCCCAGGAGGTGGCCGACATCGCCAGGCTCAGGATTGGAAAGGGAGCTGTGACAGACAAATTCCAT GGAGTGCTTCAGAATGTGCGCTTTGTCTTTGGGACCACTCTTGATGCCATACTGAGAAATAAGGGATGCCAGAGTGGAG CTGCCTTAACTGATGTCATGACCCTGGACAACCCAGTCAACGGCTCCAGCCCCGCCATTAGGACTGATTACACCGGCCACAAAGCCAAAG ATCTGCAGACTGTCTGCGGCTTCTCTTGCGAGGACATCGCCAGCATGTTTAAGGAGCTCAAGGGACTCGGCGTGGTTGTTAAACAGCTGTCGAACGAGCTCAGCAAAGTG TCAAGGGACAGCGTTGAGTTGGGAAATCTAATGAAAATCCACAGTGGCATTTGCATGCACAACGGCATGGTGTACAAGGACAAAGATGAATGGACTGTTGACGGCTGCACAGAGTGCACCTGCCAG AACTCTGCTACTGTGTGTCGCAAAATCTCCTGTCCTCTGATCCCATGTGCCAACGCCACCGTGCCCGACGGAGAGTGCTGCCCTCGTTGTGATTCAC AGAGAGACCAAACCGAGGATGGTTGGTCCCCCTGGTCTGAATGGACCCACTGTTCTGTGACTTGTGGCCGAGGCATCCAGCAGCGCGGACGCTCCTGCGACCGCATCAACAGCAACTGTGAGGGCACCTCTGTCCAGACCCGTGACTGCTACCCCCAGGAATGTGACAAACGCT TCAAACAGGATGGTGGTTGGAGCCACTGGTCTCCCTGGTCTTCGTGCTCTGTGACCTGTGGCGAGGGGGTCATCACCCGGATACGCCTCTGTAACTCCCCAACACCCCAGATGGGTGGCAGGGACTGCCTGGGAGAGGGACGTCAAACAGAAATCTGCCAGAAATCACCTTGTCCTa TCGATGGTGGTTGGGGACCTTGGTCACCGTGGGACACCTGCACTGTAACCTGTAATGGAGGTGTCCAGTACCGCAAACGTCTTTGTACTGACCCCGTCCCCAAATATGGAGGAAAGGATTGTCAGGGTGATGGTACTATGTCTCAAGTATGCAACAGCCAGGCCTGCCCTATTG ATGGATGTCTCTCCAGCCCATGCTTCCCTGGATCACGGTGCACCAGCTTCCCTGATGGCTCTTTCAAGTGTGGCAAGTGTCCGCTTGGCTACACTGGAAATGGCGTCACCTGCAAAGACATTGATGAGTGTAAGGCGGTCCCTGATGCTTGCCATACACATAACGGAGTCCACCTCTGTGAGAACACCGAGCCTGGTTACAACTGTCTGCCCTGCCCCACACGTTTCTCCGGTCCTCAGCCCTACGGGAGAGGAGTGGAACAGGCAACTGCTAAAAAACAG GTTTGTAAACCCCGGAATCCTTGTCAAGATGGGAGCCACAACTGCCATAAAAACGCAAACTGCATCTACTTGGGCGTTTTCTCCGAGTCCATGTTCCGCTGCGAGTGCAGACCAGGGTATGCAGGGAATGGCCATATTTGCGGAGAGGACAGCGACCTGGACGGATGGCCCAACACCGACCTACTGTGTGTGGAGAACGCCACCTACCACTGCAAGAAG GATAACTGCCCCAACCTTCCCAACTCTGGCCAGGAAGATCATGACAAAGATGGCCTGGGTGATGAATGTGAccatgatgatgacaatgatggGATCCCCGATGATAGG GACAACTGCCCAAGAGTGTACAACCCTGCCCAGTATGACGCAGACAGAGATGATGTTGGCGACCGCTGTGACAACTGTGTGTTCGAGGCTAACACCGACCAAACCGACACTGACAACAACGGCGAGGGTGATGCCTGCGCTGTTGACATCGATGGCGACG GCATTCTGAACGAGAATGACAACTGCCCATATGTTTACAACGTGGACCAGAGAGATACTGACAGAGACGGAGTGGGAGACCATTGTGACAACTGCCCGCTGGAGCACAACCCTGATCAG ATCGACTCTGACTCAGATCGCATAGGAGACAAGTGCGACAACAACCAGGACATTGACGAGGATGGTCACCAGAACAACTTGGACAACTGCCCCTACATACCCAATGCCAACCAGGCTGACCACGACAAGGATGGCAAGGGCGACGCTTGCGACCATGATGACGATAATGACGGCATTCCTGACGACAAGGACAACTGCAGGCTGGCCTTCAACCCTGATCAGGTGGACTCTGATG GTGATGGACGTGGGGATGTGTGCAAAGACGATTTTGATCAAGATAATGTTCTGGACATCTATGACGTATGCCCAGAGAACTTCGCCATCAGTGAGACTGACTTCCGCAGATTCCAGATGGTTCCTCTGGACCCCAAGGGTACATCCCAGATCGACCCCAACTGGGTGGTCCGGCATCAGGGCAAGGAGCTGGTGCAGACTGTCAACTGTGATCCTGGCATTGCTGTTG GTTACGACGAGTTCAGCGCAGTGGATTTCAGCGGGACTTTCTTCATCAACACGGACAGAGACGACGACTACGCCGGGTTTGTGTTTGGCTACCAGTCCAGCTCTCGCTTCTACACGGTGATGTGGAAACAGATCACGCAGACATACTGGTCCCACACGCCCACAAGAGCTCAAGGTTACTCTGGCCTGTCAATCAAAGTGGTCAACTCCACCACCGGGCCTGGTGAGCATCTGAGGAACGCCCTGTGGCACACCGGAGACACCCcaggacag GTGCGCACTCTGTGGCACGATCCCAAGAACATTGGCTGGAAAGACTTCACCGCTTACAGATGGCACCTGATCCACAGACCCAAGAGTGGGCTTATTAG AGTGGTCATGTATGAAGGCAAGAGAATCATGGCTGATTCTGGAAACATCTATGACAAGACATACGCTGGTGGGCGACTAGGCTTGTACGTCTTCTCTCAAGAGATGGTTTACTTCTCAGACCTCAAATATGAATGCAAAG ATACATAA